One region of Desmodus rotundus isolate HL8 chromosome 11, HLdesRot8A.1, whole genome shotgun sequence genomic DNA includes:
- the LOC128779564 gene encoding histone H3.3A-like, which translates to MARTKQTARKSTGGKAPRKQQATKAARKSAPSTGGVKKPHRYRPGTVALREIRRYQKSTELLIRKLPFQRLVREIAQDFKTDLRFQSAAIGALQEASEAYLVGLFEDTNLCAIHAKRVTIMPKDIQLARRIRGERA; encoded by the coding sequence ATGGCTCGTACAAAGCAGACTGCCCGCAAATCGACCGGTGGTAAAGCACCGAGGAAGCAACAGGCTACCAAAGCCGCTCGCAAGAGTGCGCCCTCTACTGGAGGGGTGAAGAAACCTCATCGTTACAGGCCTGGTACTGTGGCACTTCGTGAAATTAGACGTTATCAGAAGTCCACTGAACTTCTGATTCGCAAGCTTCCCTTCCAGCGTCTGGTGCGAGAAATTGCTCAGGACTTCAAAACAGATCTGCGCTTCCAGAGCGCAGCTATTGGTGCTTTGCAGGAGGCAAGTGAAGCCTATCTGGTTGGCCTTTTTGAAGACACCAACCTGTGTGCTATCCATGCCAAACGTGTAACAATTATGCCAAAAGACATCCAGCTAGCACGCCGCATACGTGGAGAGCGTGCTTAA
- the SNRPC gene encoding U1 small nuclear ribonucleoprotein C isoform X1 — protein MPKFYCDYCDTYLTHDSPSVRKTHCSGRKHKENVKDYYQKWMEEQAQSLIDKTTAAFQQGKIPPTPFSAPPPAGAMIPPPPSLPGPPRPGMMPAPHMGGPPMMPMMGPPPPGMMPVGPAPGMRPPMGGHMPMMPGPPMMRPPARPMMVPTRPGMTRPDR, from the exons ATGCCCAA gttttattgtgacTACTGCGATACATACCTCACCCATGACTCT CCGTCCGTGAGGAAGACTCACTGCAGCGgcaggaagcacaaagagaacGTGAAAGACTACTACCAGAAGTGGATGGAGGAGCAGGCGCAGAGCCTCATCGACAAGACAA CCGCAGCATTTCAGCAAGGAAAGATACCTCCCACTCCGTTCTCTGCTCCCCCTCCTGCGGGGGCAATGATTCCGCCTCCCCCCAGTCTCC CGGGTCCTCCTCGCCCTGGAATGATGCCAGCACCCCATATGGGGGGCCCTCCCATGATGCCAATGATgggccctcctcctcctgggatgATGCCGGTGGGGCCTG CTCCTGGAATGAGGCCACCTATGGGCGGGCACATGCCCATGATGCCTGGGCCCCCAATGATGAGACCTCCTGCTCGTCCCATGATGGTGCCCACTCGGCCAGGAATGACTCGGCCAGACAGATAA
- the SNRPC gene encoding U1 small nuclear ribonucleoprotein C isoform X2, whose amino-acid sequence MPAPLKPSVRKTHCSGRKHKENVKDYYQKWMEEQAQSLIDKTTAAFQQGKIPPTPFSAPPPAGAMIPPPPSLPGPPRPGMMPAPHMGGPPMMPMMGPPPPGMMPVGPAPGMRPPMGGHMPMMPGPPMMRPPARPMMVPTRPGMTRPDR is encoded by the exons ATGCCGGCACCTCTCAAA CCGTCCGTGAGGAAGACTCACTGCAGCGgcaggaagcacaaagagaacGTGAAAGACTACTACCAGAAGTGGATGGAGGAGCAGGCGCAGAGCCTCATCGACAAGACAA CCGCAGCATTTCAGCAAGGAAAGATACCTCCCACTCCGTTCTCTGCTCCCCCTCCTGCGGGGGCAATGATTCCGCCTCCCCCCAGTCTCC CGGGTCCTCCTCGCCCTGGAATGATGCCAGCACCCCATATGGGGGGCCCTCCCATGATGCCAATGATgggccctcctcctcctgggatgATGCCGGTGGGGCCTG CTCCTGGAATGAGGCCACCTATGGGCGGGCACATGCCCATGATGCCTGGGCCCCCAATGATGAGACCTCCTGCTCGTCCCATGATGGTGCCCACTCGGCCAGGAATGACTCGGCCAGACAGATAA